From one Bifidobacteriaceae bacterium genomic stretch:
- a CDS encoding chorismate-binding protein has product MNAQPAAAQPPSPIPPEGQPFALIRRGDSPLVEVLTGELKDVGATQDIPLERSAVLAVVPFRQIAERGFDVVDDKAPLRCLMADQRIQVPVPQIMAALPAQAPQFHAGEFDIPDEEYAAQVKEIIQEEIGRGEGANFVLHRTYRGQVEADSRNAVLAWFGALLRGEQGAYWTYAVWTPGLAFAGASPERHLTVKSGVVTMNPISGTYRHPAEGPTVGGMLSFLTDAKEVDELFMV; this is encoded by the coding sequence ATGAACGCCCAACCTGCCGCCGCCCAACCGCCCAGCCCAATCCCGCCGGAGGGTCAGCCGTTCGCGCTGATCAGACGGGGCGATTCGCCCCTTGTTGAGGTGCTGACCGGCGAACTCAAGGACGTCGGCGCCACCCAGGACATCCCGCTGGAGCGAAGCGCGGTGCTGGCCGTGGTGCCGTTCCGTCAAATCGCCGAGCGCGGGTTCGACGTGGTGGATGACAAAGCGCCGCTGCGCTGCCTCATGGCGGACCAGCGGATCCAGGTGCCCGTGCCGCAAATCATGGCCGCCCTGCCCGCCCAGGCTCCGCAGTTCCACGCGGGTGAGTTCGACATCCCGGACGAGGAGTACGCCGCCCAGGTCAAGGAGATCATTCAAGAGGAGATCGGGAGGGGCGAGGGCGCGAACTTTGTGCTCCACCGCACCTACCGGGGCCAAGTCGAAGCGGATTCCCGGAATGCGGTGCTGGCCTGGTTCGGAGCGCTGTTGAGGGGAGAACAAGGCGCGTATTGGACCTATGCGGTCTGGACCCCTGGTTTGGCTTTCGCGGGCGCCAGCCCCGAGCGGCACCTGACCGTCAAGTCGGGCGTGGTGACTATGAACCCGATTTCCGGCACGTACCGCCATCCGGCCGAGGGCCCCACCGTGGGCGGAATGCTGTCCTTCCTGACGGACGCCAAAGAGGTCGACGAGCTTTTCATGGT
- a CDS encoding aldo/keto reductase produces MRTFPLPGTNLQVPNVVAGMMRIKDKTDEQIRELVATALDTGINFFDHADVYGGEAHKCERRFAEALKWSPAQRAEVILQTKAGIVPTGKGWAYFDYSAAHLVEAAEGSLRALNTDYIDILLLHRPDALVEPEEVAAAFDQLEAAGKVRHFGVSNHSPRQIELLKTAVRQPLVANQLQLSITHAPIVTQGMAINMDGLDQSITRDGGGVLDYCRAHKITVQAWSPYQRKFFDGTFLGDREREPKLNDVIDRLAAKYGISPIGIATAWITRHPANMQVVLGTTTPARVAGAAEGSDVPLTRPEWYELTLAAGYITP; encoded by the coding sequence ATGCGAACTTTTCCACTCCCGGGCACAAACCTGCAGGTGCCGAACGTTGTCGCGGGAATGATGCGGATCAAGGACAAGACCGACGAACAGATCAGAGAGCTTGTCGCCACCGCACTTGACACCGGCATCAACTTCTTCGACCACGCGGACGTGTACGGCGGCGAGGCACACAAGTGCGAGCGCCGGTTCGCCGAGGCGCTGAAATGGTCGCCCGCCCAACGGGCCGAGGTGATCCTGCAGACCAAAGCCGGGATTGTGCCGACCGGCAAGGGCTGGGCCTACTTCGACTATTCGGCCGCGCACCTGGTCGAAGCCGCTGAAGGGTCGCTGCGGGCCCTGAACACGGACTACATTGACATTCTGCTGCTGCACCGGCCGGATGCGCTGGTCGAACCGGAGGAAGTCGCGGCGGCGTTCGACCAGTTGGAGGCGGCTGGCAAAGTGCGTCACTTTGGGGTTTCCAACCACTCGCCGCGCCAGATCGAATTGCTCAAGACCGCCGTCCGCCAGCCGCTGGTGGCGAACCAGTTGCAGCTCTCCATCACCCACGCCCCGATTGTGACGCAGGGAATGGCGATCAACATGGACGGGCTCGACCAGTCCATCACGCGTGACGGCGGCGGCGTGCTGGACTACTGCCGCGCGCACAAGATCACCGTTCAGGCCTGGTCGCCGTATCAGCGCAAGTTCTTTGACGGCACGTTCCTGGGCGACCGCGAACGGGAGCCGAAACTCAACGACGTGATCGACCGCCTGGCCGCGAAGTACGGGATCAGCCCGATCGGGATAGCGACCGCGTGGATCACCAGGCATCCGGCCAACATGCAGGTGGTTCTGGGAACCACCACGCCAGCCCGCGTGGCCGGCGCGGCCGAAGGCTCCGACGTGCCGCTGACCAGGCCGGAGTGGTACGAATTGACGCTCGCGGCCGGCTACATCACCCCGTGA
- a CDS encoding beta-glucosidase: MSLRLPEGFSFPPGFAWGAATAAYQIEGAVREDGRGESIWDTFAHTPGAVLNGDTGDVTCDHYHRWEEDLDHLARLGARAYRFSVAWPRVQPTGSGQPNQRGLDFYRRLVDGLLARGIAPWCTLYHWDLPQALEDRGGWPNRDTAYRFADYARLVAQALGGDVATYTTLNEPWCSAFLGYASGAHAPGRTDGAAALAAAHHLNLAHGLGAAAIRAAVPDAKVSLTLNLHVIRPASAGAADQDAARQVKAVGNEVFLGPVLDGEYPADLLADVAPLTDFGFVQDGDLDAIRQPLDSLGVNYYSSSLVRRLPPGAPPVAQTGHGAGNPWPGAGDVEFLPPAGPLTDMGWNIDPAALTELLVELSQRYPGLDLAVTENGSAFPDVLEPDAAVHDPKRVAYLEWHIEALAAAIQRGVPVTGYFAWSLMDNFEWAYGYDRRFGLLYVDYADGRKRHWKDSAHRYQRLIQLGR; encoded by the coding sequence ATGTCGCTGCGATTGCCCGAAGGGTTCAGTTTCCCGCCCGGCTTTGCTTGGGGGGCGGCCACCGCCGCCTACCAAATCGAAGGCGCTGTGCGGGAGGACGGCCGGGGCGAGTCGATCTGGGACACGTTCGCGCACACACCCGGCGCCGTGCTGAACGGCGACACGGGGGATGTCACCTGCGACCACTACCACCGCTGGGAGGAGGACCTGGACCACCTGGCCCGTTTGGGCGCCCGCGCCTATCGGTTCTCCGTGGCCTGGCCACGGGTCCAGCCGACCGGCTCCGGGCAGCCCAACCAGCGCGGCCTCGACTTCTACCGTCGCCTGGTGGACGGCCTGCTCGCGCGCGGTATAGCGCCCTGGTGCACCCTTTACCACTGGGACCTGCCGCAGGCGCTCGAAGACCGCGGCGGGTGGCCAAACCGCGACACCGCGTACCGTTTCGCGGACTACGCGCGGTTGGTGGCGCAGGCTCTGGGCGGGGACGTCGCGACGTACACAACGCTCAACGAGCCTTGGTGTTCGGCTTTCCTGGGGTACGCCTCCGGCGCCCACGCCCCTGGGCGGACCGACGGCGCGGCAGCGCTGGCGGCCGCGCATCACCTGAACCTGGCCCACGGGTTGGGGGCGGCCGCCATCCGGGCGGCGGTCCCGGACGCGAAGGTCTCATTGACCCTAAACCTGCACGTCATCCGGCCAGCCTCCGCCGGCGCCGCTGACCAGGACGCCGCCCGCCAGGTCAAAGCGGTCGGCAACGAGGTCTTCCTAGGCCCGGTTCTGGACGGCGAGTATCCCGCCGACCTCCTGGCGGACGTGGCCCCGCTCACGGATTTCGGCTTTGTCCAGGACGGGGACTTGGACGCGATCCGCCAGCCGCTGGATTCCCTGGGGGTCAACTACTATTCGTCCTCGCTGGTGCGCCGGCTGCCTCCGGGCGCCCCGCCCGTCGCCCAGACCGGCCACGGCGCGGGCAACCCGTGGCCGGGCGCCGGGGACGTCGAGTTCCTGCCTCCCGCCGGGCCGCTCACGGACATGGGTTGGAACATTGACCCGGCCGCGCTGACCGAGTTGTTGGTCGAGTTGTCCCAGCGCTATCCCGGCTTGGATTTGGCCGTCACCGAAAACGGTTCGGCTTTCCCAGACGTTTTGGAGCCCGATGCCGCCGTCCACGACCCCAAACGGGTCGCCTATCTGGAGTGGCACATTGAAGCCTTGGCCGCCGCGATCCAGCGGGGCGTTCCGGTGACCGGGTACTTCGCCTGGTCGTTGATGGACAATTTCGAGTGGGCGTATGGTTACGACCGCCGTTTTGGCCTTCTCTATGTTGACTACGCGGACGGCCGGAAACGCCACTGGAAGGATTCGGCGCACCGCTATCAGCGGTTGATCCAACTGGGCCGGTAG
- the pntB gene encoding Re/Si-specific NAD(P)(+) transhydrogenase subunit beta: MSNSLIQGSYIIAGLAFILALAGLSKHHTAKRGNTFGMVGMGIALVFTVLGTVLAVESGNVTVFEAAPSWATLAILLPMAVGAVFGIVLAVRVEMTGMPELIALLHSFVGLTAVLVGWNSYLEPGHLGDKLHYGELFVGVFIGAVTFTGSIIAYLKLSAKMKSAPLALPHHNVINLAAIVAFFALTVWFVVLPKDQQVGGGGGSLGIILLSVMTLIALLLGLHLVAAIGGGDMPVVVSMLNSYSGWAAAAAGFTLGNDLLIITGALVGSSGAYLSYIMCKAMNRSFISVIMGGFGSDGAVVGEAKDYGEHREITAPEVADLLKDSSSVIIAPGYGMAVAQAQNAVADLTSKLRQRGVTVKFAIHPVAGRLPGHMNVLLAEAKVPYDIVFEMDEINDEFPETDVVLVIGANDTVNPAALDDPSSPIAGMPVLHVWEAGQVIVFKRSMATGYAGVQNPLFFNENSAMLFGDAKVRVEDIIHAL, encoded by the coding sequence ATGTCTAATTCATTGATTCAGGGCTCCTACATCATTGCGGGCCTGGCTTTCATTCTGGCGCTGGCGGGGTTGTCGAAGCACCATACCGCCAAACGCGGCAACACGTTCGGCATGGTCGGCATGGGGATAGCCCTGGTGTTCACTGTGCTGGGCACGGTCTTGGCGGTTGAATCCGGAAATGTGACGGTGTTTGAGGCGGCTCCCTCCTGGGCCACTTTGGCCATTTTGCTGCCCATGGCCGTTGGCGCCGTGTTCGGCATTGTCCTCGCGGTCCGCGTCGAGATGACGGGGATGCCGGAATTGATCGCTCTGCTGCACTCGTTCGTCGGTTTGACGGCGGTGTTGGTGGGCTGGAACTCCTATCTGGAGCCGGGCCACCTGGGCGACAAGCTCCATTATGGGGAATTGTTCGTGGGGGTCTTCATTGGCGCGGTCACTTTCACCGGGTCGATTATCGCCTATCTCAAGCTGTCCGCCAAAATGAAGTCCGCGCCGCTGGCGCTGCCGCATCACAACGTGATCAACTTGGCGGCCATTGTGGCGTTCTTCGCCCTGACGGTCTGGTTTGTGGTGCTGCCCAAAGACCAGCAGGTCGGGGGCGGCGGCGGGTCGCTCGGCATCATCCTGCTGTCGGTCATGACGCTGATCGCGTTGCTTCTGGGCCTGCACCTGGTCGCGGCGATCGGCGGCGGCGACATGCCGGTCGTGGTCTCAATGCTGAACTCTTACTCCGGGTGGGCGGCGGCCGCCGCCGGTTTCACCCTGGGCAACGACCTGCTGATCATCACCGGCGCGCTGGTCGGCTCCTCCGGCGCCTACCTCAGCTACATCATGTGCAAGGCCATGAACCGGTCGTTCATCTCGGTGATCATGGGCGGGTTCGGATCGGACGGGGCCGTGGTCGGGGAGGCGAAGGACTACGGCGAACACCGTGAGATCACGGCGCCCGAGGTGGCGGACCTGCTGAAGGACTCCTCGTCGGTGATCATCGCGCCCGGCTACGGGATGGCGGTGGCGCAAGCCCAGAACGCGGTCGCCGACCTGACGTCGAAGCTCCGCCAAAGGGGGGTGACGGTGAAATTCGCCATCCACCCCGTGGCGGGCCGGTTGCCGGGCCACATGAACGTGTTGCTGGCGGAGGCGAAAGTCCCCTATGACATTGTGTTCGAAATGGATGAGATCAACGACGAATTCCCCGAAACGGACGTGGTGTTGGTGATAGGCGCCAATGACACCGTCAACCCGGCGGCTTTGGACGACCCGTCCAGCCCAATCGCGGGCATGCCGGTCCTCCACGTTTGGGAGGCGGGCCAGGTGATCGTTTTCAAGCGGTCAATGGCCACCGGCTACGCGGGCGTCCAAAACCCGCTCTTCTTCAACGAGAATTCGGCCATGCTCTTCGGCGACGCCAAAGTCCGGGTGGAAGACATAATCCACGCCCTCTAA
- a CDS encoding Re/Si-specific NAD(P)(+) transhydrogenase subunit alpha — MRIGVPKETAAGERRVSASPKSVAQLIKLGYSVAVEEGAGEGASYPDEQYLEAGAEVVAKKAAWGADIVTTIDPPTAAEIGLMRPGAVLISQIAAPRSPERLEALAKAKLTVLAMDSVPRISRAQALDVISSMANIAGYRAVIEAAHEFGSFFTGQVTAAGKVPPAKVFVSGAGVAGLAAIGAARALGAIVKATDIRAAVAEQVESMGAEFVAVEAEAQESTDGYAKEASQDYAAAAERMYAEQVKDVDIVITTALIPGKPAPRLLTEEMVASMKPGSVIVDMAAANGGNVAGSAPDKLVVTDGGVKIIGYTDLAGRLPTQASQLYAQNIVNLMKLVTPAKDGELVLDMDDVVIRGMTVVKDGDVTWPPPPVAVSAAPAGGAAPVPAAPAAEAKKPRNPAVGYTVMGVCAAVLLALFWSSPSGLLGHFMVFMLAVVIGYYVIGNVNHSLHTPLMSVTNAISGIIIVGSLLGLRDADSSVAIIVLSVGGILLASINVFGGFTVTQRMLGMFRRS, encoded by the coding sequence ATGCGGATTGGTGTGCCCAAAGAGACGGCGGCAGGCGAGCGCCGAGTCTCGGCGAGTCCCAAGTCAGTCGCACAGTTGATCAAACTGGGCTATTCGGTGGCGGTTGAGGAGGGCGCGGGCGAAGGGGCGTCCTATCCGGATGAGCAGTACCTTGAGGCCGGAGCGGAGGTGGTGGCGAAGAAGGCGGCCTGGGGAGCGGACATCGTCACCACGATTGACCCGCCAACGGCCGCCGAGATCGGCTTGATGCGTCCGGGGGCCGTGCTGATCAGCCAGATCGCGGCGCCGCGCAGCCCGGAACGGCTGGAGGCGCTGGCCAAGGCCAAGCTGACCGTCCTGGCGATGGATTCGGTCCCCCGGATCTCGCGGGCCCAGGCCCTGGACGTGATCTCCTCGATGGCGAACATAGCCGGGTACCGGGCGGTGATCGAGGCGGCGCATGAGTTCGGCTCGTTCTTCACCGGCCAGGTGACGGCCGCGGGCAAGGTCCCGCCGGCCAAGGTGTTCGTGTCCGGCGCCGGCGTGGCCGGTCTGGCCGCGATCGGCGCGGCGCGCGCCTTGGGGGCCATCGTCAAGGCGACGGACATCCGGGCCGCGGTGGCGGAACAGGTCGAGTCGATGGGCGCCGAGTTCGTGGCGGTCGAGGCGGAAGCCCAGGAATCCACCGACGGTTACGCCAAGGAGGCGTCCCAGGATTACGCGGCGGCGGCCGAGCGGATGTACGCGGAGCAGGTCAAAGACGTCGACATTGTGATCACCACCGCTTTGATTCCCGGCAAGCCGGCGCCGCGCCTGCTGACCGAGGAGATGGTCGCTTCGATGAAGCCCGGCTCGGTGATTGTGGACATGGCGGCCGCCAACGGCGGCAACGTGGCCGGATCCGCGCCGGACAAACTGGTGGTCACGGACGGCGGCGTGAAGATAATCGGCTACACGGACTTGGCGGGGCGGCTGCCCACCCAGGCGTCGCAGCTTTACGCCCAGAACATCGTCAACCTGATGAAACTGGTCACCCCGGCCAAAGACGGCGAACTGGTCCTGGACATGGATGACGTGGTCATCCGGGGCATGACCGTGGTCAAGGACGGCGATGTGACCTGGCCGCCGCCCCCGGTGGCGGTTTCGGCCGCGCCGGCCGGGGGGGCCGCGCCCGTCCCGGCCGCGCCTGCCGCGGAGGCGAAGAAGCCGCGCAACCCGGCTGTCGGATACACCGTGATGGGCGTGTGCGCGGCGGTGCTGTTGGCCCTGTTCTGGAGTTCGCCATCCGGGCTGCTAGGCCACTTCATGGTGTTCATGCTGGCGGTGGTGATCGGCTACTACGTGATCGGCAACGTCAACCATTCCCTGCACACGCCTCTGATGAGCGTGACGAACGCGATTTCCGGCATCATCATTGTCGGGTCGCTCCTGGGATTGCGGGACGCGGATTCGTCGGTCGCGATCATAGTCCTGTCTGTGGGCGGCATCTTATTGGCCTCGATAAACGTGTTCGGCGGGTTCACGGTGACTCAGCGGATGCTGGGAATGTTCAGGAGGAGCTGA
- a CDS encoding MazG family protein has protein sequence MVDQTNPPALTPLASPQPLAGGQPDAADWSGVAYLVDTMARLRGPGGCPWDAEQTHDSLVQYLLEEAYEAAEAIENGDRDDLREELGDVLLQVVFHASIASEHPDDPFDLGDLARGVADKLVRRHPHVFAAEADERMSAEESYKRWDQIKADEKSRRSVLDGIPAAQSPLARAQKVFGRARRAGVDLAVMAPDLANPGLAAEAGGPSGAELGERLAALAAQADALGLDAEKELRAATRRLEERIRDYEAS, from the coding sequence GTGGTGGATCAGACAAACCCCCCGGCCCTTACCCCCTTGGCTTCCCCGCAGCCGCTTGCCGGCGGCCAGCCTGACGCCGCTGACTGGAGCGGCGTCGCTTATCTGGTTGACACCATGGCGCGTCTGCGCGGGCCCGGCGGCTGCCCTTGGGACGCCGAGCAAACCCACGATTCGCTGGTTCAATATCTGCTCGAGGAGGCCTACGAGGCGGCTGAGGCGATTGAGAACGGCGACCGGGACGACCTGCGGGAGGAACTGGGAGACGTGCTCCTGCAAGTGGTGTTCCACGCCTCCATCGCCTCGGAGCATCCGGACGACCCGTTCGACTTGGGCGACTTGGCGCGCGGCGTGGCCGACAAGCTGGTCCGCCGCCATCCCCATGTTTTCGCAGCCGAGGCGGACGAGCGGATGTCGGCCGAGGAGTCTTACAAACGCTGGGACCAGATCAAGGCCGACGAGAAATCGCGCCGGTCGGTCCTAGACGGCATCCCGGCGGCTCAGTCGCCGCTGGCGCGCGCCCAAAAGGTCTTCGGCCGGGCCCGCCGCGCGGGCGTGGACTTGGCCGTCATGGCACCCGACCTCGCCAACCCGGGGCTGGCCGCCGAGGCGGGCGGGCCCTCAGGGGCCGAGTTGGGCGAGCGGCTCGCGGCGTTGGCCGCCCAAGCCGACGCGTTGGGGTTGGACGCGGAAAAAGAGCTGCGGGCGGCGACTCGCCGCCTGGAGGAACGAATCAGAGACTACGAAGCCAGCTAG
- the mfd gene encoding transcription-repair coupling factor — protein MTLSHLPQLLARDPGMAEVLERVRARAGLTAHQTDHVDIVAIEPVRPALAASMARAMAEARRATAGRSEGPHPPVVVITASTSAAEALAEAATAMMPGDAIAVLPAWETLPHERLSPRADTLGRRTAVFRRLAHPEPSGRRGPIELLITPLRSVLQPVVNGLGELEPVKLMPGDQADLTKVAERLAGLAYNRVDMVTRRGEFAVRGGILDVFPPTEDHAVRVDFWGDEVEEIRYFAVLDQRSSDLVEDGLWAPACGELLLTPAVRARARALTGQLPGITDMLDQIAQGIKAEGMESLIPVLADGLTPVLNLAPKGSLMLFLDPERLRRRAEDLLSTAQEFLEAAWEAAAVGADSPVDLAKGSFLTLDQLHEEAVRIGCGWWNASSFGLPGGFEADSASPADGPPEGQRADAGPPGASNPGASNPGAPAADGVSPGPDPGAAHFEAGFESRSDGPAAADGVSPGSEPRAAQPVMAGRQAEDAVRIALGARELDNYHGRVPAAVKQLKDWVKDGWTVALTTEGAGPAKRLVERLGGEGVPARLVADLDQDALEHGGGVVLVTTASGGGFQVTGLKLALVSQKDLTGRSGTSTRDMRRMPSRRKAAVDPLQLNAGDLVVHEQHGVGRFVELVDRTVGSGENAATREYLLIEYAPSKRGQPGDRLYVPTDSLDQVTRYVGGENPALSKLGGSDWAKTKARARQAVSHLAEELIRLYSARMATKGFAFSPDTPWQRELEDAFAYVETPDQLTTIDEVKGDMEQTPPMDRLVCGDVGYGKTEIAVRAAFKAVQDGKQVAVLAPTTLLVRQHMETFTDRYAAFPVEVRALSRFQKPKEARQTKEDLAAGKVDVVIGTHSLVTGDVRFKDLGLVIVDEEQRFGVEHKETLKAQRPEVDVLTMSATPIPRTMEMAVSGIRQMSTLTTPPEERHPVLTYVGPRTPGQIAAAVRRELLREGQVFYVHNRVQSINRVAAALGELIPEARIAIAHGQMREAQLEKVMVDFWEKRFDVLVCTTIVETGLDIANANTLIVDDADKFGLAQLHQLRGRVGRGKERAYAYFFYGQGKTLTETAHDRLSTIAAQSELGAGMRVALKDLEIRGAGNMLGGEQSGHIAGVGFDLYLRMMADAVAGAKGEANEAPAEVQIELPVNAHIPNSYVDGDRLRLEAYTKLSQAASAADLDAVADELTDRYGPIPEPVEALFEVARLRLRARAAGLAQITAQGRFIRLSPCALAESQQLWLQRTQRGTVVKPATRTVLVPIPRAGGRLGDPAMAGVDLVRWLGGLIDDLVKRVPVAVQ, from the coding sequence ATGACGTTGAGCCATTTGCCGCAGTTGCTGGCGCGGGATCCGGGCATGGCCGAAGTGCTGGAACGGGTCCGGGCGCGCGCCGGGCTGACGGCCCACCAGACCGACCACGTGGACATTGTGGCGATCGAGCCGGTCCGGCCCGCGCTGGCCGCGTCGATGGCCCGCGCCATGGCTGAGGCCCGGCGGGCGACCGCCGGTCGGAGCGAGGGCCCGCATCCGCCGGTGGTGGTGATCACCGCTTCGACCAGCGCGGCCGAGGCCTTGGCGGAGGCGGCCACCGCCATGATGCCGGGGGACGCCATCGCCGTCCTGCCGGCGTGGGAGACCCTGCCGCATGAGCGGCTCTCGCCCAGGGCGGACACTTTGGGGCGGCGGACGGCGGTGTTCCGCCGCTTGGCCCACCCGGAGCCGTCTGGGCGGCGCGGCCCCATCGAGTTGCTGATCACGCCGTTGCGATCGGTCTTGCAACCCGTGGTGAACGGCTTGGGGGAACTTGAGCCGGTCAAGCTGATGCCCGGGGACCAGGCCGATCTGACCAAGGTGGCGGAACGCTTGGCGGGCTTGGCGTACAACCGGGTCGACATGGTCACCCGGCGGGGCGAGTTCGCGGTCAGGGGCGGCATTCTGGACGTGTTCCCGCCCACCGAGGACCATGCGGTCCGGGTCGACTTCTGGGGCGACGAGGTCGAGGAGATCCGGTATTTCGCGGTCCTGGACCAGCGCTCGTCGGATCTGGTGGAAGACGGCCTGTGGGCGCCGGCCTGCGGCGAGCTGCTGTTGACGCCCGCCGTCCGGGCGCGGGCAAGGGCGCTGACGGGCCAGCTGCCGGGGATCACTGACATGCTGGACCAGATAGCGCAGGGGATCAAAGCCGAGGGCATGGAGTCCTTGATCCCGGTGCTGGCGGACGGGCTGACGCCGGTGCTGAACCTGGCCCCGAAGGGCTCGCTGATGTTGTTCCTGGACCCTGAGCGGCTGCGCCGCCGGGCGGAGGACCTGTTGTCAACGGCCCAGGAGTTCTTGGAGGCGGCCTGGGAGGCGGCGGCGGTCGGCGCGGACTCCCCGGTCGACTTGGCCAAGGGCTCGTTCTTGACGCTGGACCAACTCCATGAGGAGGCGGTCCGGATTGGCTGCGGCTGGTGGAACGCGTCCAGCTTCGGCCTACCGGGAGGCTTTGAGGCGGACTCCGCCAGCCCGGCTGACGGCCCGCCCGAGGGCCAACGCGCGGACGCCGGCCCGCCGGGCGCGTCCAACCCGGGCGCGTCCAACCCGGGGGCGCCGGCCGCAGACGGCGTTTCGCCCGGCCCCGACCCCGGGGCGGCCCATTTCGAGGCGGGCTTCGAAAGCCGGTCGGATGGCCCGGCGGCCGCAGACGGCGTTTCGCCCGGCTCCGAACCCCGGGCGGCCCAGCCCGTGATGGCGGGGCGGCAAGCCGAAGACGCGGTCCGGATCGCCTTGGGGGCGCGGGAGCTTGACAACTACCACGGCCGGGTCCCGGCCGCTGTCAAACAGTTGAAGGACTGGGTCAAGGACGGCTGGACGGTGGCGCTCACCACCGAAGGTGCGGGACCGGCCAAGCGCCTGGTGGAACGCCTGGGCGGCGAGGGCGTGCCCGCCCGGCTGGTCGCGGACCTCGACCAAGACGCGTTGGAGCATGGCGGCGGCGTGGTGTTGGTGACGACCGCCTCCGGCGGCGGCTTCCAAGTCACAGGCCTCAAACTGGCCCTGGTCAGCCAAAAGGACTTGACTGGGCGCTCGGGGACCTCGACCCGGGACATGCGCCGCATGCCGTCGCGGCGCAAAGCCGCAGTGGACCCGCTCCAGTTGAACGCCGGGGATTTGGTGGTCCACGAGCAGCACGGCGTGGGCCGTTTTGTGGAATTGGTGGACCGCACGGTGGGCAGCGGCGAAAACGCGGCCACCCGCGAATACCTTCTGATCGAATACGCGCCGTCAAAACGGGGCCAGCCGGGCGACCGGCTCTATGTGCCCACCGATTCGCTGGACCAGGTCACCCGCTACGTGGGCGGGGAGAACCCCGCACTCTCAAAGCTGGGCGGGTCGGATTGGGCCAAGACGAAGGCGCGCGCCCGCCAGGCGGTCAGCCACCTGGCCGAGGAGTTGATCAGGCTCTATTCGGCCCGCATGGCGACGAAGGGGTTCGCGTTCAGCCCGGACACGCCCTGGCAGCGGGAACTTGAGGACGCCTTCGCCTACGTGGAGACCCCCGACCAGTTGACCACGATCGACGAGGTCAAGGGCGACATGGAGCAAACCCCCCCAATGGACCGGCTGGTCTGCGGGGACGTGGGCTACGGCAAGACGGAGATAGCCGTGCGGGCCGCGTTCAAGGCGGTTCAGGACGGCAAGCAGGTGGCGGTGCTGGCCCCGACCACGCTGCTGGTGCGCCAGCACATGGAGACTTTCACGGACCGCTACGCGGCCTTCCCCGTGGAGGTCCGGGCGCTGTCCCGCTTCCAGAAGCCCAAGGAGGCGCGCCAGACCAAGGAGGACCTCGCCGCCGGCAAGGTCGACGTGGTGATCGGCACGCATTCGCTGGTCACCGGCGACGTGCGGTTCAAGGACCTGGGCTTGGTGATCGTGGACGAGGAGCAACGTTTCGGCGTAGAGCACAAGGAGACCCTCAAGGCCCAGCGCCCGGAGGTGGACGTGTTGACCATGTCCGCCACGCCCATTCCCCGCACCATGGAGATGGCGGTCAGCGGCATCCGCCAGATGTCCACGCTGACCACGCCGCCGGAGGAACGCCACCCGGTCCTGACGTATGTGGGCCCCCGCACGCCGGGGCAGATCGCCGCCGCGGTCAGGCGGGAGTTGCTGCGGGAGGGCCAGGTCTTCTACGTCCACAACCGCGTCCAGTCGATCAACCGCGTGGCGGCCGCCCTGGGCGAGTTGATCCCGGAGGCCCGCATCGCCATAGCGCACGGCCAGATGCGGGAAGCCCAGTTGGAGAAAGTCATGGTGGACTTTTGGGAGAAGCGCTTTGACGTGTTGGTTTGCACCACCATCGTGGAGACGGGGCTCGACATAGCGAACGCCAACACTTTGATAGTGGACGATGCCGACAAGTTCGGTTTGGCGCAGCTTCACCAGTTGCGCGGACGGGTCGGCCGGGGCAAAGAGCGCGCTTACGCCTACTTCTTCTATGGCCAAGGCAAGACGTTGACGGAAACGGCCCATGACCGTCTGTCGACCATCGCCGCGCAGTCGGAACTCGGCGCGGGCATGCGGGTGGCCCTGAAAGACTTGGAGATCAGGGGCGCGGGCAACATGCTGGGCGGGGAGCAGTCCGGGCACATCGCCGGGGTCGGCTTCGACCTGTACCTGCGGATGATGGCGGACGCGGTGGCGGGCGCCAAGGGCGAAGCGAACGAGGCCCCGGCGGAGGTCCAGATCGAGTTGCCGGTCAACGCCCACATCCCGAACAGCTACGTGGACGGGGACCGGCTGCGGCTGGAGGCTTACACAAAACTGTCGCAGGCGGCATCGGCGGCGGATCTTGACGCAGTGGCGGACGAGTTGACGGACCGTTACGGGCCCATCCCGGAACCAGTCGAGGCGTTGTTCGAGGTGGCGCGTCTGCGCTTGCGGGCGCGGGCGGCGGGGCTCGCCCAAATCACGGCCCAGGGCAGGTTCATCCGGCTGAGTCCCTGCGCGCTGGCCGAATCGCAGCAGCTGTGGCTGCAGCGGACCCAGCGTGGGACGGTGGTCAAACCGGCCACGCGGACGGTGCTGGTCCCAATCCCGCGCGCGGGCGGGCGGCTGGGCGACCCGGCCATGGCGGGCGTGGACCTGGTGCGCTGGCTCGGCGGCCTGATCGACGACCTGGTCAAGCGCGTTCCGGTCGCAGTCCAATGA